Within Enterobacter sp. RHBSTW-00175, the genomic segment CACTGCTCATCAGGTTGCGTTTTTCCAGCTCCAGGGCGATGGCAGCCAGCGCCCCTTCGTAGTCATGGTGAGCCAGTCTGGCTGGCTCACCCCCATTCACGGAAATAAAGGCTTTTTCAGTATTGATACCGTCTGCAATGCCCGTCACCAGGGCATCGCAGCTGCTGGCGTCCAGTACCGAAAACTTAACAGAGGACGATCCGCAGTTAATAACCAGTACTACCGGAAATTCAATCATGGTGTGACTCCGCTCATCCTGAGCTTTGATTTAGAACAGTTTGTATACGATATTCAAAATGGTCAGCAGGCCGACAACGGTGACAAAAATGTTCTCCGTTCTGCCTTTGTATTTCGCCAGCGCTGGGGTCTTGCGGATGGCATACATTGGCAGCAGACACAGCAGAGAGGCGATGATTGGCGCGCCCATAGCTTCGATAAGGTCGAGAATGTTCGGGTTGGCGTAGGCCACAATCCAGGTAGAGCCCATGATGAAGACCATGCTGATGGTGTTCAGTTTGCCCACCGAAACTTTCTTCTTATCGCCCTTGTAACCAAACTTCAGGACAAGGCCGTTCATCCCTTCCAGCGTGCCGAGGTAGTGGCCGAAGAAAGATTTGAAGATAGCGACCAGCGCAATGATCGACGCACCGTATTCCAGAACCGTCGCAAACGTAGATTTAGTTCCTGACATCGACGCAAAGTGGTTCGCCAGGTATGAGAGCACCGGGATGTTCTGCGCTTTGGCTTCCGCCATGTTCTCCGGAGAGAGCGTAAACAGGCAGCTAAAGGCGAAGAACATCACTACGGCGACCATCAACAGGCTGGCGCGACCGATGATTTTGGAACATTTTTGCTCGGTGAACTCTTTGCCGAACTCCGGTTCGTACTCTTCACGTTTCGACACCACGAATGAAGAGACGATAGGTGAGAAGTTAAAGGAGAAGACCATGATGGAAATCCCCAGCCAGACGGTAACCAGAATGCCGTCATGCCCGGTAAAGGCAATGTCACTCAGGTTGACCTGGTCGATAACTGCGGAGTTCCAGTATGGGATCAGCGACAGGGAAATCAGCACCAGGCTTGCGATAAACGGGAACACCAGGAAGCTCATGACCTTCACCATCAGGTCTTTACCAAACCAGATAACAAAGGCCATTAGCAGCAACAGGAACAGTGCCACGAAGCCGCGGTTCAGCGCAGGCAGCTGGAGCTGGTTTTCCCAGAAGGTCATGAATGTGTTGGTAATGGTGACGCCGTAAATCCACAGCAGCGGGCAAATGGCAAAGAAGTAGAGGAAGGTGATCACCACCCCGCCGGTTTTACCAAAATGCTCTTCCACTGTCTCGGTGATGTTGCCGGAAACATTGCTACCGGACAGGCACAAACGCGCCAGCGCGCGGTGGCAATAAAACGCAATCGGGAAGGCGAGTACCAGCATCAGCAGGATGGGAATCAAACCGCCAAAGCCTGCACGAATGGGGAAGAACAGCACGCCTGCGCCAATGGCGGTACCAAACAGGCCGAGCGTCCAGGTGGTATCAGACTTACGCCAGGTGGACGTTTTTGTCTGGCCAACGATAATGCTTTCAGTGTTGCTCATAGGTCATCCTTTTATGCGTCAACAAAGCCGGTAATTTGGGAAACGCGGGACAGGTCGATATTGCCGCCAGAAATAATGCACACAGTTTTACGGCCCTGAATATAATGATCAAGCTTGCCGCTTAATAATGCCGCACACGCCAGTGCGCCAGCACCTTCAGTGACCACTTTATTTCGCTGAATGAGGGCAATCATACTGTTGCGAATATCGTCTTCACTGACCAGTACAATGTCGTCAACTAATTCACGAACAATTTCGAAGGTTAAATTCCCCGGACGAGAAACATCGCAACCATCGGCTAATGTACCGGTGGTACGGTGATTCATTATTTCTCCGGCATAATAGGATGCTGCCATACCGTGAACATTTTCAGACTGTACGCCAATAATATTAATGGTTGGGTTAATGGATTTAATGGCTGTTGCAATCCCGGCAATTAAACCACCGCCACCAATGGGCACAATCACGTTATCGACATCGTATAAATCTTCGAGGATTTCCAGACCAATGGTGCCCTGTCCGGCAATGACTTTAGGGTCGTCATAAGGCGGGATAAAAATACGCCCTTCCATCTCAACAATTTCACTCACTTTGGCAATGGTGTCGTTGAAGTTCTCACCGTGCAGCACCACTTCTGCCGAGTAGTCACGTGTTGCTGCGACTTTGGATTTCGGCGCACCCATCGGCATCACCACTTTGCCGTCGATACCGAGCATCGCGCAGGAAAGAGAGACGCCCTGCGCGTGGTTGCCCGCTGAACATGCCACCACACCTTTACGTTTTTCGGCATCGGTCAACGAACTTAATTTATTAAATGCACCGCGAATTTTAAAGGAACCGGTACGCTGCATATTTTCAAACTTCAGGAATATCTCACCTTTACAACGTTCGCTGAGATAGTTTGAGCGCGGCATTCCGGTTTTATATATTTTTCCTGCCAGTCGTTTTCTGGCGTCCTGAATATCTTCAATTGTCACCGGGAGATCGTAGGTAATGTGCATAATATCCTCGTTATAATAATTCATTTTCTTCAGGCAAGATCAGGGTGTCAGAGTTTTAACAAGTTAAACTCTGGGTGTTTTTAAAAAGGGTTAAACGTATTTTTGTTAACGTTAGTAATGAATCATCGTCGTCGTTCACTGTTCAGTGAAGAATATTGTTTTGCCAGTTCGACTAATACTGACGCCGAT encodes:
- the tdcC gene encoding threonine/serine transporter TdcC codes for the protein MSNTESIIVGQTKTSTWRKSDTTWTLGLFGTAIGAGVLFFPIRAGFGGLIPILLMLVLAFPIAFYCHRALARLCLSGSNVSGNITETVEEHFGKTGGVVITFLYFFAICPLLWIYGVTITNTFMTFWENQLQLPALNRGFVALFLLLLMAFVIWFGKDLMVKVMSFLVFPFIASLVLISLSLIPYWNSAVIDQVNLSDIAFTGHDGILVTVWLGISIMVFSFNFSPIVSSFVVSKREEYEPEFGKEFTEQKCSKIIGRASLLMVAVVMFFAFSCLFTLSPENMAEAKAQNIPVLSYLANHFASMSGTKSTFATVLEYGASIIALVAIFKSFFGHYLGTLEGMNGLVLKFGYKGDKKKVSVGKLNTISMVFIMGSTWIVAYANPNILDLIEAMGAPIIASLLCLLPMYAIRKTPALAKYKGRTENIFVTVVGLLTILNIVYKLF
- the tdcB gene encoding bifunctional threonine ammonia-lyase/L-serine ammonia-lyase TdcB, whose product is MHITYDLPVTIEDIQDARKRLAGKIYKTGMPRSNYLSERCKGEIFLKFENMQRTGSFKIRGAFNKLSSLTDAEKRKGVVACSAGNHAQGVSLSCAMLGIDGKVVMPMGAPKSKVAATRDYSAEVVLHGENFNDTIAKVSEIVEMEGRIFIPPYDDPKVIAGQGTIGLEILEDLYDVDNVIVPIGGGGLIAGIATAIKSINPTINIIGVQSENVHGMAASYYAGEIMNHRTTGTLADGCDVSRPGNLTFEIVRELVDDIVLVSEDDIRNSMIALIQRNKVVTEGAGALACAALLSGKLDHYIQGRKTVCIISGGNIDLSRVSQITGFVDA